In the Methanobacterium alcaliphilum genome, one interval contains:
- a CDS encoding glycosyltransferase family 4 protein has protein sequence MIIENKLWAVLIPLIIAFILTAFFTPFIRRVMKMADITDKPIVSEHSHKKGTPIMGGLAIIISALFVLNVYHDIPILVLTVGLMIVSGIIGLLDDLIGLKVKEIQKVVKNISTESVQLGRLLLKPGDEVRVATPKAKMEVQSLFDSNKVELIREIPIKSEIKESEKIFSQILIGIFLIASGAISFTLFGMNLGLLVFPIAILGVVGAINAVNLIDGMDGLAAGIMGIASLSCAIFSLIVGKGDVAITFFVLAGLCFGFLLYNRIPASIFMGDTGAFALGGGFAAAAMLGDIVPFAVVSITVPILSVVISLMHRAKIIKLPVEPLHHTLHYRGLSEGKIVLLYWSLTVLVCAVAIIVTIYS, from the coding sequence TTGATAATTGAAAACAAATTATGGGCCGTTTTAATCCCTTTAATAATCGCGTTTATATTAACCGCATTTTTCACACCATTTATACGCAGAGTAATGAAAATGGCAGATATTACAGATAAACCTATTGTTTCAGAGCACAGCCATAAAAAAGGAACCCCTATAATGGGGGGCTTAGCTATTATTATAAGTGCTTTATTTGTCCTCAATGTTTATCATGATATTCCTATTTTGGTTTTAACTGTGGGGTTAATGATTGTTTCAGGTATTATAGGGCTTTTAGATGACCTTATTGGATTAAAAGTAAAGGAAATCCAAAAGGTCGTAAAAAATATCAGCACAGAGTCAGTGCAACTGGGTAGATTACTACTTAAACCTGGAGATGAAGTAAGAGTAGCAACCCCCAAAGCTAAAATGGAAGTTCAATCACTATTTGATTCCAATAAAGTTGAGCTCATAAGAGAAATCCCTATTAAAAGTGAGATAAAAGAAAGTGAAAAGATATTCTCCCAGATATTGATTGGAATATTTTTAATTGCCTCCGGAGCGATAAGCTTCACTCTTTTTGGAATGAATTTAGGTTTATTAGTTTTTCCTATAGCCATCTTGGGTGTAGTCGGGGCAATAAATGCAGTTAATCTTATAGATGGTATGGATGGGTTGGCAGCAGGGATAATGGGTATAGCTTCATTATCATGCGCAATATTTTCTTTAATAGTAGGCAAAGGCGATGTAGCAATAACTTTCTTTGTTCTGGCAGGGCTTTGTTTTGGATTTTTATTGTATAATCGAATCCCTGCATCTATATTTATGGGGGATACTGGGGCATTTGCTTTAGGTGGGGGTTTTGCTGCTGCAGCTATGTTGGGAGACATTGTCCCTTTTGCTGTTGTTTCCATCACTGTTCCTATCCTTTCAGTTGTAATTAGTCTCATGCACCGTGCTAAAATTATTAAACTTCCAGTTGAACCGTTACACCATACTTTACATTATCGTGGTTTATCTGAAGGCAAAATTGTCCTTTTATACTGGTCATTAACGGTATTAGTGTGTGCTGTCGCAATTATTGTAACTATTTATTCATAA